TAGCCAGTAGGGATCGCCCGTCGTATAGCCCGAAATCACGGTAAGCAGCGCCGCCCCATCTGCCACCGTCTTAGAAAGAGTGCCGTTAGTGGCGATACCGCTTTGAAATTCCCCCACCGGGGCATAGGAAACCCGTCCACGACTGGGTTTTATCCCCACCAAACCGCAACAACCCGCCGGAGTACGAATGGAACCGCCACCATCGGAACCCTGGGCAATCGGGCAGAAACCCGCCGCTACCGCCGCCGCCGCACCGCCACTGGAACCGCCTGCGGTATAATCGCGGTTGAAGGGGTTACGAGTCGGCAAAAAACCCGGATTTTCGGTGTAGGGAAAGGAACCTAGCTGGGAAGTGGCAGTTTTGCCCAGAAGGATAAAACCCGCCATTTTCATTCTGGTGACGATTCCTTCGTCGTATTGGGCGATATTTCCCTGTAAAGCGGCGACTCCGTAACTAACCGGCATTCCGGCGACGGCATTTAAGTCTTTAATGGCGGTGGGAACTCCAAAAAAAGGCGGTAATTCGGCAGTAGCGGCGATTTGACTTAATTGTTCCGTTTGGATGCTGGCGGTTGCTAGGGCGCTTTCCCCGGCGACATGGACAAAACTACCAATTTGACAGTCAAATTTCTCGATTCTGTCGAGGTATAAATGGGTTAATTCTAGGGGGGAGATTTGTTTAGTGCGAATCAGTTGGGCTAATTCTAGGGCAGATTTTTGTAATAATTCATCACTCATGAGCGATCGAGTTAAAATAGGTAAGTGAAAATAATTATATTCTTTAATGATAGAGATGGTTTTAAAAGAAAAAGTAAAAAAAGACCATTACTGTAAAAATTTCCCGATCCCCTCTTTTCTTTGAAAATTATGACCCCACAGTTAATTGAAATTCTCTCGGCTGACGAAATTCGTCGCACCATTACCCGTTTAGCTTCCGAAGTTATCGAAAAAAGTGGCGATTTAAATAACTTGATTTTGATCGGTATCTACACGCGAGGAGTGCCTTTAGCTAATTTAATTGCTAATCAAATTGAGAGCTTAGAAGGGGTAAAAGTTCCCGTAGGAGCGATCGATATTACCTTCTATCGCGACGATCTTGATCGCATTAAAACCCGCACTCCTGCTAAAACCAAAATGCCCCTAGATGTCACGGGAAAAACCGTGATTTTAGTCGATGATGTTATCTATAAAGGTCGCACAATCCGCGCCGCTTTTAATGCTATTATTGAGTATGGCAGACCGCAAAAAATCCGCTTATTAGTTCTCGTTGATCGTGGTCATCGGGAATTACCAATTCACCCAGATTTTACTGGCAAAAAACTCCCCACCGCAGCCGAGGAACAGGTCAGAGTTTATCTACAGGAGATTGACGGCAAAGATGGGGTGGAATTAATCAAATAAACAGATAATTGGTAACTAATCCCCGGAGGAAAATAAACAGAATTGCTTCGATAAGTAGGTAGGCGTTAAAAATTATCAGACACCCCCCTTATCAAGGGTAGGGTTGATTCATGAATCAACCCTACCTTATCAGGGGGGGCAGGGGGTATCGAACCTAAAATCCATTTTTAATTTAATTATAACCAGCTACTTAATAGCCACAAAAATAGCACTTGTTAAGTTTTTTCCTGTTTAGAAAACTTAACAAATTTAACCAACGAATTACTAAAGTCTGCTGAAGCTTTTACCCTCTATATATTTGCTAAATACAAAAATAATCTTTTTTAGGGCAAGGTAAAAGCAGCAATTACAGGATAATGATCGGAGGGAATAAGATTCAACCAACGGCAAGGATCGACTTTTGCCCAATCTAACTGCAAACGGCTATCATAATAAATGGTATCGATGGCTAAATAGGGGGTATCGGTGTAATTATTAAAGCTCATTTGTTCCGCTAATTCCAAATCGGCTAAAGCATCCTTTAATTTAATTTCTGACTGGAGAGGTTGAGTTAAAATCTGACGGGGTAATTGCTGAGAATTAACATTAAAATCACCTGTTAAAAATAGGTAATCTTTTGTTAAATCTAGTTGACAAAAACGCTCCTGTATGCACTTAGCACCTAAGTCCTTAGCTTTGTCGCTATAGTAATCGAGATGGGTGTTATAAAACTGTAAAGTTTGCCCCTCAAGAGTGCGAAATTTAGCCCCCGTTACCATGCGGGGATAAGGATTACCCCAAGCTTCGGTAATACTGCCAATAATATCGGGAGTTTCTGATAACCAAAATTCGTAAATTTCCAAACATTTCAACCGACTTGGTTGATACAAAATCGCACAATGTTCATCTAATCCTGTTCCCCTGCGATCGCTTCCTAAACTTTGGTATTTTGGCAATAAACGGTGTAGATCCAATAGTTGATTAGCGCGAGCTTCCTGAGTACCAATTATATCGGGAGAATAGTGAGCAATTAAAGCCGCGACTGCTTCCCTTCTTACTCGCCAATTACGCTCATCGGGATCGGGTTTATCGTAGCGAATATTAAAGGACATCGCTGTTAGTTTCATAGCAAAATGGAGAATAGGGAAGATGGAAGGGAATGGGGATTTCTGTCAGTGAATAGTAATCAGTAATCAGTGAACTGAAAACCCACATCTGATAACAAAGTCCGAATCTAAAACCTAATTCGTTAAGCTAAAAGCTTCGATGTGCTTAGTTTCTAACCTTCTTTTTAGGTAGGAGAATTGCCAGATTCTGTCTTTTGCCCCTTGCCTTCAGAAGCTGATAACTGATAACTGCCTTTTTCTAGGATCGAGAATCAGAATCTATATCTGTCTTCACTTCGGGGATAATATCCGGTCTTTGGGCATCTTCCCAACCAACCGGACGTTTAGAATTATACCAAGCGATCGAACCGATGGTGACAGCAGCCAGAAAACCGACCACATAAACTGCCACGAAATAAACGGGGAATTTGCCACTGGCCACTTCTAGGAGTAGATACATAATTTTTTCACGATTAAGCTTTTAATTTGTATATCTTAACAGAATCGGCCCCCTCATCCCTATTCTCGATCGCTACTGGTCCACCAACCGGAAGGCAGCCAAACACCGCCATGAAAAGCTATTTTTGCCGGTGTCATCACATATCCCCAGGCCTCGCCGATCAATTCTCGCTCTAGATTATAAATAGGGATTCTGCGACGCTGATACTCGTTTTCTTCTGGAGATCTGCCGGGTTGATAATCTTCCAAACCATCCAAAAGCTCAATATCATAATCTGCGTTAAAAGTCAATAAAATTCCCTTCACCCAGCCCTCCCCCTCGGTCAGTCCGGGATAACCGAGGGCGGTAAGATGGTATAAATGCCCCCTTGTGTAGGCGGTTTTAGAGTTGATCACTTTTCCTGCACAGTAGGCAGAATAGTTACTCTCCCTGGGTTTCAGGGTTCCATAAACA
This portion of the Microcystis aeruginosa NIES-2549 genome encodes:
- a CDS encoding amidase, with protein sequence MSDELLQKSALELAQLIRTKQISPLELTHLYLDRIEKFDCQIGSFVHVAGESALATASIQTEQLSQIAATAELPPFFGVPTAIKDLNAVAGMPVSYGVAALQGNIAQYDEGIVTRMKMAGFILLGKTATSQLGSFPYTENPGFLPTRNPFNRDYTAGGSSGGAAAAVAAGFCPIAQGSDGGGSIRTPAGCCGLVGIKPSRGRVSYAPVGEFQSGIATNGTLSKTVADGAALLTVISGYTTGDPYWLPDPPFSFLEATQRGVKPLRIAFSTSISPFGEAASVYKNAVIETAKILEGMGHHLTEYSPDLQALIAPFRRIWQAGTAATGIPKELLSPLNQWLLDNSGSAGEYLQAVRQMHVISRQIVAMFDNFDVLLLPIFLHQPPGIGEWENLPPQEAVDRMIAWIAPSPIANASGLPAIALPTGVDSQGLPVGIQLVGKPADEITLLGLSAQLEAANPFGLMANFN
- a CDS encoding gamma-glutamylcyclotransferase family protein, giving the protein MMEVFVYGTLKPRESNYSAYCAGKVINSKTAYTRGHLYHLTALGYPGLTEGEGWVKGILLTFNADYDIELLDGLEDYQPGRSPEENEYQRRRIPIYNLERELIGEAWGYVMTPAKIAFHGGVWLPSGWWTSSDRE
- the psb35 gene encoding photosystem II assembly protein Psb35; its protein translation is MYLLLEVASGKFPVYFVAVYVVGFLAAVTIGSIAWYNSKRPVGWEDAQRPDIIPEVKTDIDSDSRS
- the pyrR gene encoding bifunctional pyr operon transcriptional regulator/uracil phosphoribosyltransferase PyrR — protein: MTPQLIEILSADEIRRTITRLASEVIEKSGDLNNLILIGIYTRGVPLANLIANQIESLEGVKVPVGAIDITFYRDDLDRIKTRTPAKTKMPLDVTGKTVILVDDVIYKGRTIRAAFNAIIEYGRPQKIRLLVLVDRGHRELPIHPDFTGKKLPTAAEEQVRVYLQEIDGKDGVELIK
- a CDS encoding endonuclease/exonuclease/phosphatase family protein codes for the protein MKLTAMSFNIRYDKPDPDERNWRVRREAVAALIAHYSPDIIGTQEARANQLLDLHRLLPKYQSLGSDRRGTGLDEHCAILYQPSRLKCLEIYEFWLSETPDIIGSITEAWGNPYPRMVTGAKFRTLEGQTLQFYNTHLDYYSDKAKDLGAKCIQERFCQLDLTKDYLFLTGDFNVNSQQLPRQILTQPLQSEIKLKDALADLELAEQMSFNNYTDTPYLAIDTIYYDSRLQLDWAKVDPCRWLNLIPSDHYPVIAAFTLP